The segment TTCCTGAAACAACTTGTCCATCGCTGTAACCGCCTTCGACGCGATTTAAACTACCGATAAAGTTGGCAACGTATTCGGTTGCTGGACGATCGTAGAGTTCTTGCGGAGTGCTGAACTGTTCAATTCGACCATCGTTCATAACTGCGATGCGATCTGAGATAGAGAGGGCTTCATCTTGATCGTGGGTCACAATGACAGTTGTAATTCCGAGGCGACGCTGTAGATCGCGGATATCTTCACGAACCTTTACACGCAACTTAGCGTCAAGATTTGAAAGTGGCTCATCTAGAAGCAAGATATCTGGCTCTTGTACTAAAGCACGCGCTAGAGCAACACGTTGCTGTTCTCCACCAGAGATCTGTCCTGGGCGAGAATCTTTATGGTGCATCAAATTAACAACTTCAAGTACTTCGTGAACTCGCTTTTCGATCTCGGCTTTACCCATCTTGCGGATCTTTAGCGGGTAAGCAACATTTTTAAATACTGTCATATGTGGCCAGAGCGCATAGTTCTGGAAAACCATCGCACTAGGGCGCTTTTCCGGACCAAGGTTAGTTACATCTTTACCTGCCAGATTTACAGTGCCTTTTTCAGGGATTAAAAAGCCTGCGATCATACGAAGGGTTGTTGTCTTACCGCATCCTGATGGGCCTAGCAGTGAGACCATCTCGCCTTTTTCAACGGTTAAGTTGAGATTATCAATGATGACGCGTCCACCAAGAATCTTGGTTAAGCCAATTAGCTCTAGACCTTGCGTTGCGTTGCTCATTTTAAGCCTTTCGTAGTCATCACTTGATTTGGAAACCTTCTGCTAACTGTCCACCAATAATCTGCTTGCGCGCCAATCCAATCAAAATCACTGAAGGGACTGCCAACAAGATTGAGAAGACCGCTGCAATTTGCACTGGGTAAGTAAGTACCAATGAATACATCTCAGTTGGCATTGTGAAGATCTCTGGAGAACCAACAAGGTATGTACCTTGCGCTTCATCGAAGGCAGAGATAAATGACATAACCATCGCAACTAAAATTCCAGGAGCGGCCATGCGTAGCGTTATGCCACGAAAGACGCGGAATTTAGAAGCACCGGCATCACGTGCAGCTTCTTCTAAGTTCTTTGGAACTGCAGCAAATGCTGCAGCAGGAATCCAGGTCATGTAAATGATTGTGCCGAGCAACTGGATGATAATCACACCCAGCATGGTGCCCATCAAGTTAAGTGTGTAGAAGAGCGTCGCAATCGATGCAAAGAGTCCCAACTTTGGAAACGAGTTTGCAGCAAACATACCGATGAGAAATACACGGCGACCGATGTAGTTATAGCGCGCTGCTGCATATGCCGCAGGAAGACAGATAAAGGCTGATACAAGCACAACTATTGGAGCGGTAATAAATGAGTTGCGGATCGCCTCCACCATTGATGGCGTTTCAAAGACGCGTCTCCACCAAATTAAAGTCCAACCATCTGGCTTCCAATTCGGAAATGTCCAAGAAGATGTAAATGCTTGCAAGGCGAGCCAGATAAGCGGCCCCAAGATAAAGACGCCCATAAATGCTACGAAGGATCCGATAAAGAAGCGAGTAACCAAAGAACCCGATTGGAGATTTAAACCATTATCGCGTTTGGCCATTAGATTCTTCCGCTCTGCTTTGCGCTACGAATATTGGCCCAGATGTAAAGAACGGCAATTCCAGATGCAGCGGCAAAGATAACAAATGCCATAACGATCGACTGTTGTGGTCGGTTATATGCAGTGAAGAAGTTAGAGATTTCAACGCCCAACATCGTCGGCTGATTTGGTCCTAGGAATAGAGGAACCGTGAAAGAACCCATGATTCCGATCGCAGTGAATGTTCCGGCGATAACGATTGGTACGAATGCAAGTGGAACAAGAATGGTACGCACGATGCGCATAAAGCTGGCGCCAGCATCTTGCGCTGTCTCGATAAGGGCATTTGGCACTGATTGCAGCCCAGAAGTAATCATTAAGATCGCAAAGGGAAGTGATGTCCAGATAGTTCCGATGATGATTGCATTTCGTGTTGCGGTAATTATTGGAAATTCGATTCCGAACTGTGACATGAAGGTTCGCATAAATCCAACGCCGTTATAAAACTGGGCGATGGCATAAGCAGCGATTACAACTGGTACAAAGAGTGGAACCAGTGAGAGC is part of the Candidatus Planktophila lacus genome and harbors:
- a CDS encoding ABC transporter ATP-binding protein, with translation MSNATQGLELIGLTKILGGRVIIDNLNLTVEKGEMVSLLGPSGCGKTTTLRMIAGFLIPEKGTVNLAGKDVTNLGPEKRPSAMVFQNYALWPHMTVFKNVAYPLKIRKMGKAEIEKRVHEVLEVVNLMHHKDSRPGQISGGEQQRVALARALVQEPDILLLDEPLSNLDAKLRVKVREDIRDLQRRLGITTVIVTHDQDEALSISDRIAVMNDGRIEQFSTPQELYDRPATEYVANFIGSLNRVEGGYSDGQVVSGNEVVGIRPEDVAFSKTQAPGSYPATVELVVPRGHFHEVYLKRADASLRAFISVDVPKVGDSGFVKINKALIYKDGKLVRTA
- a CDS encoding ABC transporter permease; translated protein: MAKRDNGLNLQSGSLVTRFFIGSFVAFMGVFILGPLIWLALQAFTSSWTFPNWKPDGWTLIWWRRVFETPSMVEAIRNSFITAPIVVLVSAFICLPAAYAAARYNYIGRRVFLIGMFAANSFPKLGLFASIATLFYTLNLMGTMLGVIIIQLLGTIIYMTWIPAAAFAAVPKNLEEAARDAGASKFRVFRGITLRMAAPGILVAMVMSFISAFDEAQGTYLVGSPEIFTMPTEMYSLVLTYPVQIAAVFSILLAVPSVILIGLARKQIIGGQLAEGFQIK
- a CDS encoding ABC transporter permease is translated as MALPPVLLIVLFVGLPIFVAFIFSIGYTGGPNRVISIIGQDVYTKNSWWGTADAYLAVFKDPRFLPDFALTLVVTFVSTFIVLFMAMGMGLYQRIKGGKLASILSMLSLVPLFVPVVIAAYAIAQFYNGVGFMRTFMSQFGIEFPIITATRNAIIIGTIWTSLPFAILMITSGLQSVPNALIETAQDAGASFMRIVRTILVPLAFVPIVIAGTFTAIGIMGSFTVPLFLGPNQPTMLGVEISNFFTAYNRPQQSIVMAFVIFAAASGIAVLYIWANIRSAKQSGRI